In Epinephelus fuscoguttatus linkage group LG15, E.fuscoguttatus.final_Chr_v1, a genomic segment contains:
- the glula gene encoding glutamate-ammonia ligase (glutamine synthase) a, whose translation MATSASATLSKAVKQQYMELPQGDKVQAMYIWIDGTGEGLRCKTRTLDFEPKSIEDLPEWNFDGSSTYQSEGSNSDMYLIPAAMFRDPFRKDPNKLVLCEVLKYNRKPAETNLRITCNKVMTMVDDQHPWFGMEQEYTILGTDGHPFGWPSNGFPGPQGPYYCGVGADKAYGRDIVEAHYRACLYAGVEICGTNAEVMPAQWEFQVGPCEGINMGDHLWVARFILHRVCEDFGVVASFDPKPIPGNWNGAGCHTNFSTKEMREDGGLKAIEDSIEKLGKRHSYHIRAYDPKGGLDNARRLTGHHETSNINEFSAGVANRGASIRIPRNVGQDKKGYFEDRRPSANCDPYAVTEALIRTCLLGEEGDEPTDY comes from the exons ATGGCCACGTCCGCCAGCGCCACATTGAGTAAAGCTGTGAAGCAGCAGTACATGGAGCTCCCTCAGGGCGATAAAGTCCAAGCCATGTATATTTGGATTGATGGGACCGGAGAGGGGCTCCGCTGCAAAACCAGGACGCTGGATTTTGAGCCCAAAAGCATCGAAG ATCTACCTGAGTGGAACTTTGATGGCTCCAGTACCTACCAGTCTGAAGGCTCCAACAGCGACATGTATCTGATTCCTGCCGCCATGTTCCGGGATCCATTCCGCAAAGACCCCAACAAGCTGGTGCTGTGTGAAGTGCTCAAGTACAACCGCAAACCTGCAG AAACCAACCTCCGAATCACATGCAATAAGGTGATGACCATGGTGGATGACCAGCATCCCTGGTTTGGCATGGAGCAGGAGTACACCATCCTGGGCACAGACGGACACCCCTTTGGCTGGCCATCTAACGGTTTCCCCGGGCCACAAG GTCCATACTACTGTGGCGTGGGAGCTGACAAAGCCTATGGCAGAGATATAGTGGAGGCCCATTACAGAGCTTGTCTGTATGCTGGAGTTGAGATCTGTGGTACAAACGCAGAAGTGATGCCTGCTCAG tgGGAGTTCCAGGTTGGACCTTGTGAGGGGATTAACATGGGTGATCATCTCTGGGTGGCGCGCTTCATCTTGCACCGGGTCTGTGAAGATTTTGGCGTTGTTGCCTCGTTTGACCCCAAGCCAATCCCTGGCAACTGGAACGGTGCTGGCTGCCATACAAACTTTAGCACAAAAGAGATGAGGGAAGACGGTGGATTAAA AGCTATTGAAGATTCCATCGAGAAGCTTGGGAAGAGGCACAGCTATCACATCCGTGCCTATGACCCCAAAGGGGGGCTCGACAACGCCCGCCGTCTCACCGGCCACCACGAAACCTCAAACATCAACGAATTCTCCGCAGGCGTGGCCAACCGTGGTGCCAGCATCCGCATTCCTCGTAACGTGGGCCAGGACAAGAAGGGCTACTTCGAGGACCGCCGCCCGTCGGCCAACTGCGACCCGTACGCCGTGACCGAGGCCCTGATCCGCACCTGTTTGCTGGGCGAGGAGGGAGATGAACCTACGGATTACTAA